In Pyrus communis chromosome 11, drPyrComm1.1, whole genome shotgun sequence, the sequence TAGTTGGTACCTTCCTAGGTATAACTTTTCATTCAGCAAAAAGGGCGCAGCAAAGGTTATCAGCAAAAGGCAAAGTGGGTTGAAAATTGACACAAACAACGGCCCTCGCGTTCGTACGCACCATGCAGTTAGAGTCACTACGAGTCCAGTCGTCACCACTCCCTACATCACACAAACCAAGCATAGAAGAACACAATTTATTTGCCTTGACAAATTAGTTATTCCTCGATCAAGGCGAACTGTGTATATAGATCTCGCGTATACCGTATACAGAGCAGCAAGAAGTCTGATATCCCAACCCAACTTCCATTGATTCCAATCCCTCTCCTTGCAAAGCGCAAATATGACAGACTGAATTGATGCCATGAGAGACATTAGAGCAGTGCTTGAGTAATGGCAAGGGTATCTCTTCGTCATTTTCGTCTGAATATAGACACGAAATTACTAAAACACAATATTAAGCGAAACACATGCATGCAGTATGCAAGGTTACTCAATATCCCACACAcgcacacatacatatatacacacatttaCAGATATGATGAGGACTGTGTTGTGTGAAATGGAACCTGAAATATCAACCAACACGCAAATGAGGTGCTACTGCAGAGTGCCAGAAAGGAGCCCAACAACTGAGTGTGAGTGTTTTTATGCAGTGATGCCACGTGGCTTTTTTCATGCAAATGGTTACGTAAAAGGTTAAAGTGTGTTGACCACATGGCAATAGGCTTCCCTTTGTAGAACGTGAAGAGCATGGTCCCTCCTATACATACTAGTGTCCCGGCAACCTTCGCCCTTCCTGCATGTGTTCCAAGTGCTAAGCTCTCCAGCCTgatatttaattataatattACCAGCATATTTTCCAAACTAATCAGTTAAATTAAATGAGTTTAATCTcagaaatttattaataaaactACATTACATTAAACCTGAAAACGTGGTTTAATTACTTCTGTGTGCAAGTACCTAAAACATACTGCTATGATGAGGGTGATGACTGGAACAAGATTATTGCAGGCTGCAacatatgttgttgatgttaAGGCTAAGCTCTCTATGTAAAAATTTTGTGCCATTGTTGCCCTGCAATAATTCAACACAAACGTATTTATACATTTGTTTGAAAtaaatgtcaaaaaaaaaaaaaaaaaaaaaaaaaactcaaatacatcaaattaattaaactcatCACACTAATGTTTTAGTTCGTGTCCATTCGGGAGGAAATTAtacaagaacaaaataaatttaaaggaaactttgtcacatcttggcccgagaccccaccacatcccgggctagacttcactgtagcacgatattgtccactttggaccCTGACCAcgcctcacgattttgtttctgggaactcacacgagaacttcccaatgggtcacccatcataggaggttctctcgcacgctactcgcttaacttcggagttccgatggaacccgaagtcaatgagctcctaaaaggcctcatgctaggtagagataggaatatatatatatataaagcttacaagatccactcccctgggcgatgtgggatgtcacaatccacccccctagGGGCcagacatcctcgtcggcacactcgcggccagggttaggctctgataccaaattgtcacatcttggcTCGTGaacccaccacatcccgggctcgactccaccgtagcacgatattgtccgctttgggccccgaccacgcccttagggttttgtttctaggaactcataCAAGAatttcccaatgggtcacccatcatgggaggttctctcacgcgctactcacttaactttggagttctgatggaacctgaagctagtgagctcccaaaaggtcaaatgctaggtagagatgggaatatacatataaggcttacaggatccactcccctaagCGATGTGGAATGTCACAAACTTTGGTTACGATCTTGGTTTACCTATATCTTAAATTGAAACCTTAttagtttgaaaattgaaagattaaaaataaataagatttcAGTCGAAAAACAAACATCTTAATTTCCTCTAAATCCATTGTGATTACGTGAAAAAACAATATATGTGATAAAGAAACACAGGTAAGGTTAGGATATAAATCCAAATCCTAAGAAATGGGGaaagtaataaataaataattttgaatatgTTTTAGCACTCTTACCCCAATAATCCGGAGAGAAAACCTTGAAGCAGTATATCTAAGGTAAGTTTGGGCCTGCTCTTCCTGTtagtttataattaattaaggacCACGATCATTAGATAAATGAAAGGGggaaaaatagaaagagagagagatcgtGATTGATGAACCTTTCACATATAAGAGCAAGAGGAAGCATAAGGGCTGCCGAAAACATGTTACGGTAGGCAACGAGGACAGTTAAACTCATGCCAACCTCCGCTACCAGTTTGTAAAATATATTCATCCCTGTATATGCCGTCTGAACCATCAACATCATCAGCATTGGCTTCAACCCTTGTACTACACTGGTACTACAACACATCTGTTTCCGCGCCATCTCTCTGTATCTCTCTCTAGATCTACCTGTCAATGCATGCAATTggaattgagagagagagtattAAAAATCTCAAACAGCAACAAATTAATAATAGCAATGCGAGAGATTTTTGACGAGCATTGAACTGACCTCAATTTTGAATGTTATTTTtgccacagagagagagaaagagagagagagagagagagagagagagagagagagagtataatTGGAGTTGTGAGAACCAGCTATCTAGTTATTGCTCTGTTGTTATCGTTTGTCTTATAAGTACGAATACCTGACAGATATATGCCAATATCCATCCCACTTGTACGGTTGAGAGAACCATGCAAATTGAACTCCTTCTCAACGATTACGCGTGTATTCTACTACTCTACTACTGATGGTCAGCAATATTTCTACTTGTTAGGTAGGACAGATTTTTTTGAAGTACTCATACTGCACTGCATTTCATAATATAAAACTAGGGACACATAAATACATATTTTCTCTCCAATTATATTATGATACATGGTGTATCCGTTCGTATTCTTAATACTTGGAAAAAATCTCTCATTACGTAGGAGAATAACTTACATGACATGTTGGAGTTTTTGAGCTCCTTTAGTCCCACATCGGGGAACTCAAGGGAAATTAAGGTCCTTATATTAAGTCAGTCACCTTCATTAGTGATTAGgtgttggaccatttggaatgaGGATTGAAGTTTGGGCCACTAATTGTGTGGATTAGACTTGATGATTATaccataatattaatataatttaatattaattaatcaagacaagggccttggggTATCATGGGGcctaagaattaaaattaatcagatcattaattttaaattcgaattaagtttttaattaaaattaattaaaaatattttgattaatagacacaactctttaatacatccaaaaggtatttgaagaggtatgaaagagcctatataactggagtcTCAGTTCCATCGTagatcatcttttcttcctccttcacTTCCATACAAACTTTCCGgggagtaaacacacaaaaaaaattcgctagaattctataatccagtgcaggttgtagaattaggtagttgtatcctggtcgagtagacgttgtagaaccacaagcacaagagtgggacggaaatactgttcgaaggacatagcttatgtgctagcctctacctttgattcattcaagttagtatcattataatttctgtatttattgtgtaatttcattctgtattgcaagtatGTTTTTCgtaataaagtataagtatttcaAGTTatgtatttctgttattttgtttctaaattattctCCAATATGACACGCGTACATTGCCAAGTCCCGTGCCAATAGAATAAGAATACGTGGACAAAAACTTACACATTCCTTTCTTTATCGAtaatgctaagaagactaaatttgtaagagtaatgttagggagactaaatttatagaatttttttaaaccaaatttgcaaagcaaaagatgtgtcaccaatatgaaataagcatgttaatcaacacttaagtaataatccaatcatcaacattcacatcatttgatttacaaagtttgatttagaAATTTGGTCTCCTTAATTAGCATTACCCTTTCTTTACCATATTAGTAGCATTACCCTTTCTTTACCATATTAGTATGGAACACCACCATAACTGTGTCCCTGTTTCGTATAAAAGTTGTTCTCCTTACGTTGGGTAACAATTCTCTAGTTTTTAGTAGTAAGATATTAAAGCCTACCATAGATTCTTGTGAGGGTTTCTGAACTTAATAATCTTTGAAAGGTTTCGTAATTTGTAAATTTACTTTGCAAAACCTTTCCAGACAAAAAGAGACCCCCAAAGAATATTTCTATTGCCCGTTTTGAAAATTTGGAAGGTTGTATACTGCACTCAAAGTTCCATCTATAGGATTCAATTTAAACTAGTGAATGCcaataatttgaaattttggttttcctttctttttcacgTCTGGTGTCTGTATAAAGCTAGCTTTTGGAGTTAATATAATCTGGGAGACGTGCATCATTAGGTATATTGCGTATCGTCCTCAATTTTTCCTTAATCTTGTTATCTAATGTGTTATAAAAGTAATTCATATAAATGTATAATGCTACaaatgcagagagagagaagtggcCATTACAGCTAGGTGGAAAGTATTTATAGTTTGAGGGcatgtttacatttttttttaggtCAATGAGGGCATGTTTACATAATTATATGATATAAGGATGAGAAAAAATGATTATGAGATGAACAAACCCTTAGTACGATTTTTTATTGTAGGTAAACACATGAATAAGGGGCAGTTTGGACTTTGGAAATATgttgcttgttttcttttaagtaAAAATATTTCGATTGTGCTTAAAGAATAATCAACTATAAAATAAAGTAATTGAGTGTTTAataagttgtatttttttttataaagtgaTTTGGTATGAATTTATAAAGTGATTTGGTATGAAAAACCGTATAAGAGAGCTTATGGTAGTGGAGTGGTGGCGGCGACAATAGTGATGGCTACAATGATAATGATGGTAGTGGCAATGGTGGGGGTATGGCAGTTATTTCAATAGTAGGGTGTGGTGGTTGGGATAGAGGATGATTTGGAATTTTGAACGCCTAAAATGGAAGATTCAAAATACCCAAATTAAATTACTCACAAGTGCACAAATCAATAGTAATATAACTATGCAAGCACGAGATCGTATCCACTAGAATTGttttaaaactaatttaaaaaattaattacgcATAATTTAGTTAAAGTACAAAAGTTGGTTTGATTTGAaagatctgattttttttttttttataacaaacaaTGTTATCtatattaaagaaaaagaggtggacttaacctcataatgggctagcaataatatagttcgTCTTTGAGAataattgaacctaagatctctcacttataagtgaagataaatat encodes:
- the LOC137749402 gene encoding WAT1-related protein At1g25270-like translates to MARKQMCCSTSVVQGLKPMLMMLMVQTAYTGMNIFYKLVAEVGMSLTVLVAYRNMFSAALMLPLALICERKSRPKLTLDILLQGFLSGLLGATMAQNFYIESLALTSTTYVAACNNLVPVITLIIAVCFRLESLALGTHAGRAKVAGTLVCIGGTMLFTFYKGKPIAMWSTHFNLLRNHLHEKSHVASLHKNTHTQLLGSFLALCSSTSFACWLIFQTKMTKRYPCHYSSTALMSLMASIQSVIFALCKERDWNQWKLGWDIRLLAALYTGVVTTGLVVTLTAWCVRTRGPLFVSIFNPLCLLLITFAAPFLLNEKLYLGSMLGGLLVVCGLYTVLWGKSKEMKMMTQLPQPPLQDQYSHSIDMATSAVHTTTCDSNARPISNAPMNNLKENIEH